From Enterococcus wangshanyuanii, the proteins below share one genomic window:
- the pyk gene encoding pyruvate kinase: MKKTKIVCTIGPASESVDMLVNLMNAGMNVCRLNFSHGDFEEHGNRIKNIREAAKITGKRVAILLDTKGPEIRTNEMENGAITLKTGDTVRLSMTEVLGTNEKFSITYPELINDVNVGSHILLDDGLIDLEVTDIDRSANEIVTLVKNEGVLKNKKGVNVPGVSVNLPGITDKDAADIRFGIEQGVDFIAASFVRRATDVLEITKILEEENATHIQIIPKIENQEGIDNIDEILKVSDGLMVARGDMGVEIPTEDVPVVQKELIKKCNALGKPVITATQMLDSMQRNPRPTRAEANDVANAIYDGTDAVMLSGETAAGDYPLEAVQTMARIAVRTEEALINQDSFALKLYSKTDMTEAIGQSVGHTARNLGIQTIVAATESGHTARMISKYRPKAHIVAITFTEQKARSLSLSWGVYATVAEKPASTDEMFSLATHVSQDEGFASEGDLIIITAGVPVGEKGTTNLMKIQMIGSKLVQGQGIGEDSVIAKAVVANTAEEAVANAVEGSVLVVKTTDKDYMPAIDKAIALVVEEGGLTSHAAVVAIAKDIPVIVGAADATNLIQNDELITVDPRRGIVYRGATTAI; the protein is encoded by the coding sequence ATGAAAAAAACGAAAATCGTATGTACGATCGGACCAGCTAGTGAATCTGTTGATATGCTGGTAAACTTAATGAATGCAGGGATGAATGTTTGCCGTTTGAACTTCTCGCATGGTGACTTTGAAGAACATGGCAACCGCATCAAAAACATTCGTGAGGCTGCTAAGATCACTGGCAAACGTGTTGCGATCTTGCTTGACACAAAAGGTCCTGAGATTCGTACGAACGAAATGGAAAATGGCGCGATCACTCTAAAAACAGGTGATACTGTCCGTCTTTCTATGACAGAAGTTTTAGGAACAAACGAAAAATTTTCAATTACTTATCCAGAATTAATCAATGATGTAAACGTCGGCTCACATATCCTTTTAGATGATGGCTTGATCGATTTGGAAGTAACAGATATCGACCGCTCAGCAAACGAAATCGTTACATTAGTTAAAAACGAAGGCGTACTAAAAAATAAAAAAGGTGTGAACGTACCTGGTGTTTCTGTAAATCTTCCAGGGATCACTGATAAAGATGCTGCAGACATCCGTTTTGGTATCGAACAAGGCGTTGACTTTATCGCTGCAAGTTTCGTTCGTCGTGCAACAGACGTTCTAGAAATTACAAAAATTTTAGAAGAAGAAAATGCAACTCATATCCAAATCATTCCTAAAATCGAAAACCAAGAAGGAATCGACAACATCGATGAGATCCTAAAAGTTTCTGATGGTTTAATGGTTGCCCGTGGAGATATGGGTGTTGAAATCCCAACAGAAGATGTTCCTGTTGTTCAAAAAGAATTGATCAAAAAATGTAACGCTTTAGGTAAACCAGTTATTACTGCAACACAAATGTTGGATTCTATGCAACGTAATCCTCGTCCAACTCGTGCAGAAGCAAACGACGTTGCCAATGCTATTTATGATGGAACAGATGCAGTAATGCTTTCTGGTGAAACAGCGGCTGGGGATTATCCTTTGGAAGCAGTTCAAACAATGGCTCGCATCGCAGTTCGTACGGAAGAAGCATTGATCAACCAAGATTCATTTGCATTAAAACTATACAGCAAAACAGATATGACAGAAGCAATCGGCCAATCTGTTGGACATACTGCGCGTAACTTAGGTATTCAAACGATCGTTGCAGCGACAGAATCAGGTCATACAGCACGTATGATTTCTAAATACCGTCCGAAAGCACATATCGTTGCGATTACATTTACTGAACAAAAAGCACGTAGTTTATCATTATCTTGGGGTGTTTACGCAACTGTTGCAGAAAAACCAGCAAGTACTGATGAAATGTTCAGCTTAGCAACACATGTTTCTCAAGACGAAGGCTTTGCAAGTGAAGGCGATTTAATCATCATCACTGCAGGTGTTCCAGTCGGTGAAAAAGGTACAACAAACTTAATGAAGATCCAAATGATCGGATCAAAATTAGTTCAAGGTCAAGGAATCGGCGAAGATTCAGTTATTGCTAAAGCAGTAGTTGCAAATACAGCTGAAGAAGCAGTAGCTAATGCAGTTGAAGGTTCTGTATTAGTCGTGAAAACGACTGATAAAGACTATATGCCTGCAATCGATAAAGCAATTGCTCTTGTTGTTGAAGAAGGCGGTTTGACGTCTCATGCAGCAGTAGTGGCTATCGCAAAAGACATTCCAGTTATCGTTGGTGCAGCTGATGCAACAAACCTTATCCAAAATGATGAATTGATCACAGTTGACCCTCGTCGCGGAATCGTTTATCGTGGTGCAACAACAGCAATCTAA
- the adhP gene encoding alcohol dehydrogenase AdhP, whose amino-acid sequence MKAAVVTKESNGKVEIKEVELRPLEAGEALVDVEYCGVCHTDLHVAHGDFGEVPGRVIGHEGIGIVKEVASGVDNLKVGDRVSIAWFFEGCGTCEYCITGRETFCRQVKNAGFSVDGAMAEQCIVKADYAVKVPEGLDPAQASSISCAGVTCYKAIKVSEVKPGQWVAIYGIGGLGNLAIQYAKNVFNAKVIAIDINDDKLEFAKELGADLVCNPLKDGDAGEWIQAKIGGAHAAVVTAVSKVAFNQAVNSVRAAGKVVAVGLPPETMDLEIVKTVLDGIQIVGSLVGTRKDLEEAFQFGAEGKVVPVVETRCLHEVNDIFEEMEQGKIKGRMVVDMKK is encoded by the coding sequence GTGAAGGCAGCTGTTGTTACAAAAGAAAGTAATGGAAAAGTAGAAATCAAGGAAGTAGAATTAAGACCGCTTGAAGCAGGTGAAGCTTTGGTGGATGTTGAATATTGTGGTGTTTGCCATACAGATTTACACGTCGCTCATGGTGATTTTGGCGAAGTACCGGGACGTGTCATTGGTCATGAAGGAATCGGGATCGTAAAGGAAGTCGCTTCAGGTGTCGATAACTTAAAAGTTGGTGACCGTGTCAGTATTGCTTGGTTCTTTGAAGGATGCGGTACGTGTGAGTATTGTATTACCGGCCGTGAAACATTTTGTCGTCAAGTGAAAAATGCTGGTTTTTCAGTTGATGGTGCAATGGCAGAACAATGTATCGTGAAAGCAGATTATGCAGTAAAGGTTCCGGAAGGCTTAGATCCAGCTCAAGCGAGTAGTATTTCTTGTGCAGGAGTTACTTGTTATAAAGCAATAAAAGTATCAGAAGTGAAGCCAGGACAATGGGTCGCTATTTATGGAATCGGTGGTTTGGGAAATCTAGCTATTCAGTATGCAAAAAATGTCTTTAACGCTAAAGTAATTGCAATCGATATCAACGATGACAAATTAGAATTTGCAAAAGAGCTAGGTGCGGATTTAGTATGTAATCCGCTAAAAGATGGAGATGCGGGTGAGTGGATCCAAGCTAAAATCGGTGGCGCACATGCGGCAGTCGTGACAGCTGTTTCCAAAGTTGCATTCAATCAAGCTGTAAACTCAGTTCGAGCAGCTGGAAAAGTTGTTGCAGTTGGACTTCCACCGGAAACGATGGACTTAGAGATCGTAAAAACTGTTTTAGATGGGATTCAAATTGTAGGATCATTAGTTGGAACTCGTAAAGATCTTGAAGAAGCCTTCCAATTTGGTGCGGAAGGAAAAGTTGTTCCTGTTGTAGAAACACGCTGTTTACATGAAGTAAATGATATCTTTGAAGAAATGGAACAAGGGAAAATCAAAGGAAGAATGGTTGTTGACATGAAAAAATAG
- a CDS encoding FtsW/RodA/SpoVE family cell cycle protein — protein sequence MPNKIKKRHLLDYSILIPYLVLSAVGLIMVYSSTSSLLVTKGQAPTSMVISQLQFWVLSLVAMFFIYKMKTAVFQNKGFIMLAITVISVLLLAVKFTPLGKTINGASGWLYLGGFSMQPAEYLKIMIIWYLAYILGRRQKYIDKEFKKAVFRPMLLVGFLIALVAIQPDLGNAAILTLIAIIMILACGVNYMYTYVVGGAGILGSIFIIEALILSKGAFIPAKYQYVYKRFAIFLNPFTDERNAGHQLANSYYAINNGGWFGKGLGNSIQKKGFLPEAHSDFIFAITIEELGLLVSLIILALLMFMIARIILVGVRSKKPFNSLMCIGIGSMLLLQVFINLGGITGVIPLTGITFPFLSHGGNSLLIISIAIAFVLNISADEKKQKMTQEYQLFGNQ from the coding sequence TTGCCAAACAAGATAAAAAAGCGGCACCTGTTAGATTATAGTATTTTGATTCCATATCTGGTTCTTAGTGCAGTAGGCTTGATAATGGTCTATAGTTCAACTTCTTCACTATTAGTCACAAAAGGACAAGCGCCCACTAGTATGGTGATTTCTCAACTGCAGTTTTGGGTTTTAAGCTTAGTGGCAATGTTTTTTATTTATAAAATGAAAACGGCTGTTTTTCAAAATAAAGGCTTTATTATGTTGGCGATCACTGTTATTTCTGTTTTGCTATTAGCAGTTAAGTTTACTCCATTAGGAAAGACGATCAATGGTGCATCTGGTTGGCTATATTTAGGCGGTTTTTCTATGCAGCCTGCTGAATACTTGAAAATCATGATTATTTGGTATTTAGCTTATATCCTTGGCAGAAGACAGAAGTATATCGATAAAGAGTTTAAAAAAGCTGTGTTCAGACCAATGCTTTTAGTTGGTTTTTTGATTGCCCTTGTAGCTATTCAACCCGATTTAGGGAATGCTGCGATTTTAACGCTGATAGCAATCATTATGATTTTGGCTTGCGGTGTGAATTACATGTATACTTACGTGGTTGGAGGAGCAGGGATTCTAGGAAGTATTTTTATTATTGAAGCTTTGATTTTAAGTAAAGGTGCTTTTATTCCTGCAAAATACCAATATGTTTACAAACGTTTTGCGATTTTTTTAAATCCATTTACGGATGAGCGTAATGCAGGACATCAATTGGCGAATTCATACTATGCCATCAACAACGGCGGTTGGTTCGGTAAAGGATTAGGCAATAGCATACAGAAAAAAGGCTTTTTACCGGAAGCCCATTCGGACTTTATTTTTGCGATCACAATTGAAGAGTTAGGTTTACTAGTATCACTGATTATTTTAGCCCTATTGATGTTTATGATAGCGCGGATTATTTTAGTTGGTGTTCGTTCGAAGAAACCATTTAATTCTTTAATGTGTATTGGTATCGGTTCGATGTTATTATTACAAGTTTTCATTAATTTAGGCGGAATTACAGGTGTGATTCCATTAACTGGGATCACCTTCCCATTTCTCAGCCATGGTGGAAATAGTCTATTGATCATTTCTATTGCGATTGCTTTCGTGTTGAATATCAGTGCGGATGAGAAAAAACAAAAAATGACCCAAGAATACCAACTATTTGGGAATCAATAA
- a CDS encoding pyruvate carboxylase, whose translation MKKVLVANRGEIAIRIFRACTEMHIGTVAIYAAEDEYSVHRFKADEAYLVGKGKKPIEAYLDMEDIIRIAKKAGADAIHPGYGFLSENLEFARRCKEEGLIFVGPSLHHLDIFGDKIKAKEAAVAAGIASIPGSDGPVQTVEAVLEFGRTHDFPIMIKAALGGGGRGMRVAHDEKEAREGYDRAKSEAKAAFGSDEVYVEKYISNPKHIEVQILGDSHGNVIHLFERDCSVQRRHQKVVEVAPCISMNEEQRLKICDAAVQLMQHVGYINAGTVEFLVEGDQFYFIEVNPRVQVEHTITEMITDIDIVVSQLQIAQGLDLHKDMKIPQQKDITLNGAAIQCRITTEDPLNQFMPDTGKIDTYRSPGGFGVRLDVGNAYSGAVVTPYFDSLLVKVCTHGFTFDKAIQKMERCLREFRIRGVKTNIPFLHKVIGHPEFQSGEAKTTFIDNTPQLFEFPKLRDRGNKTMKYIGEVTVNGFPGVEKSTKKYFDAPRIPADLELRENYVTAKNILDAKGASGVIDWIKAQENVLLTDTTFRDAHQSLLATRVRTQDFKEIARLTGEGLPELFSSEMWGGATFDVAYRFLNEDPWQRLRKIRKLMPNTLLQMLFRGSNAVGYQNYPDNVIEEFIKESARQGIDVFRIFDSLNWLPQMEKSIQAVRDTGKIAEAAICYTGDINDPSRAKYNVEYYKNMTKELEQMGAHIIAIKDMAGLLKPQAAYRLISELKATTDLPIHLHTHDTSGNGIITYSAATKAGVDIVDVATSAMSGATSQPSMSSLYYALVNGERTPDINIDNTQKINHYWEDVRMYYKPFENGLNAPQTEVYMHEMPGGQYSNLQQQAKAVGLGHKWDDIKKMYHTVNLMFGDIVKVTPSSKVVGDMALFMVQNDLTEEDIFSNGESLSFPESVVTFFQGDLGQPVGGFPKELQRIILKGRPAFTERPGSLAAPVKFDKVKDELAELIGYEPKIEEILSYLMYPQVFLDYRTSYQNFGDVTLLDTPTFFQGIRQGESVEVQIEKGKTLIIRLDEVGEPDIEGNRVLFFNLNGQRREVVIKDTSVKSAVQAKRKAEPTNKEQIGATMSGSVLQVLVKKGDKVKKGDALLVTEAMKMETTIEARFDGEVEHIYVIEGEAISSGDLLIEVSEK comes from the coding sequence ATGAAAAAAGTTTTAGTAGCAAATCGTGGAGAAATTGCAATCAGAATTTTTAGGGCCTGTACAGAGATGCACATCGGGACAGTGGCAATCTATGCAGCAGAAGATGAATATTCAGTACATCGTTTTAAAGCTGACGAAGCTTATTTGGTTGGTAAAGGGAAAAAACCAATTGAAGCCTACCTTGATATGGAAGATATCATTCGCATTGCGAAAAAAGCTGGAGCAGATGCGATCCATCCTGGCTATGGTTTTCTTTCAGAAAATCTAGAATTTGCTCGTCGTTGTAAAGAAGAAGGATTGATTTTCGTAGGTCCTTCGTTACATCATTTAGACATATTTGGAGATAAGATCAAAGCGAAAGAAGCAGCAGTTGCAGCAGGTATTGCTTCGATTCCGGGTTCGGATGGTCCTGTTCAAACTGTTGAGGCAGTGTTAGAGTTTGGTCGGACACACGACTTTCCGATCATGATCAAAGCAGCATTAGGCGGCGGTGGTCGTGGGATGCGTGTGGCTCATGATGAAAAAGAGGCGAGAGAAGGTTATGATCGGGCCAAAAGTGAAGCTAAAGCGGCATTTGGCTCAGATGAAGTTTATGTAGAAAAATATATCTCTAATCCTAAACATATAGAAGTCCAAATTCTCGGCGACAGCCATGGCAATGTCATTCACTTATTTGAGCGTGATTGTTCTGTTCAGCGTCGTCATCAGAAAGTAGTCGAAGTTGCACCGTGTATTTCGATGAATGAAGAACAACGATTGAAAATCTGTGATGCTGCTGTTCAATTGATGCAGCATGTCGGTTATATCAATGCAGGTACGGTTGAATTCCTAGTTGAAGGGGATCAATTTTACTTCATCGAGGTCAATCCTCGTGTTCAGGTAGAACATACGATTACAGAAATGATCACGGATATCGATATCGTCGTTTCGCAATTACAAATCGCTCAAGGGCTCGATTTGCATAAGGATATGAAAATTCCACAGCAAAAAGATATCACATTGAACGGGGCAGCGATCCAATGTCGAATCACTACAGAGGATCCGTTGAATCAATTTATGCCTGATACAGGTAAAATCGATACGTATCGTTCACCAGGTGGTTTTGGTGTTCGTTTAGACGTGGGGAATGCATACTCTGGTGCAGTGGTGACACCTTACTTTGACTCACTTTTAGTAAAAGTTTGTACCCATGGTTTTACCTTCGATAAAGCGATTCAAAAAATGGAGCGTTGCTTGCGTGAATTTAGAATACGCGGAGTCAAAACAAATATCCCGTTCCTGCATAAAGTTATCGGCCATCCTGAATTTCAATCGGGTGAAGCGAAGACGACTTTCATCGATAATACGCCACAATTATTTGAATTTCCTAAGTTGAGAGACCGTGGAAATAAAACCATGAAATACATTGGTGAAGTAACAGTCAATGGTTTTCCTGGTGTAGAAAAATCTACGAAGAAATACTTTGATGCACCGCGTATTCCAGCTGATTTAGAATTACGAGAAAACTATGTGACTGCGAAAAATATCTTAGATGCAAAAGGCGCTTCTGGTGTGATCGATTGGATCAAGGCTCAGGAAAATGTATTATTAACAGATACAACCTTCCGTGATGCTCATCAAAGTTTACTAGCGACTCGTGTAAGAACACAGGATTTTAAAGAAATTGCTCGTCTGACAGGAGAAGGTTTGCCTGAATTATTCTCAAGTGAGATGTGGGGTGGCGCGACATTTGACGTTGCTTATCGTTTCTTAAATGAAGATCCGTGGCAAAGACTTCGCAAGATTCGTAAATTAATGCCGAACACATTACTGCAGATGCTCTTTAGAGGGTCGAATGCAGTGGGGTATCAAAACTATCCAGATAATGTGATCGAAGAGTTTATCAAAGAATCTGCAAGACAGGGAATTGATGTTTTCCGTATTTTTGATAGCTTGAACTGGCTTCCGCAAATGGAAAAAAGTATTCAGGCAGTTAGAGATACTGGGAAAATCGCCGAAGCAGCTATTTGCTATACCGGTGATATCAATGATCCTTCTAGAGCAAAATACAATGTTGAATACTATAAAAATATGACGAAAGAGCTTGAACAAATGGGCGCTCATATCATTGCGATCAAAGATATGGCTGGATTACTAAAACCACAAGCTGCTTACCGTTTGATCAGTGAATTGAAAGCAACTACGGACCTCCCTATTCACTTGCATACCCATGACACGAGTGGGAATGGAATCATCACGTATTCTGCAGCAACAAAAGCTGGAGTGGATATTGTGGATGTTGCGACTAGTGCAATGAGTGGCGCAACAAGTCAACCAAGTATGAGCAGTCTGTATTATGCCTTAGTTAATGGTGAAAGAACACCTGATATCAATATTGATAATACGCAAAAAATCAATCATTATTGGGAAGATGTTCGTATGTATTACAAACCATTCGAAAATGGATTGAACGCACCACAGACGGAAGTATATATGCATGAAATGCCTGGTGGACAATATTCTAATTTGCAACAACAGGCAAAGGCAGTTGGTTTAGGTCATAAATGGGATGACATCAAAAAAATGTATCACACTGTGAACCTTATGTTTGGCGATATCGTCAAAGTAACACCTTCTTCAAAAGTTGTTGGAGACATGGCGCTATTCATGGTTCAAAATGATTTAACAGAAGAGGATATTTTTTCTAATGGAGAAAGTTTGAGCTTCCCTGAATCAGTAGTCACTTTTTTCCAAGGAGACTTAGGTCAACCCGTGGGCGGTTTTCCGAAAGAGCTTCAAAGAATTATTCTAAAAGGTCGTCCGGCATTTACAGAAAGACCAGGAAGCTTAGCAGCACCTGTGAAATTTGATAAAGTTAAGGATGAACTTGCTGAACTGATCGGTTACGAACCTAAAATAGAAGAGATTTTAAGTTACTTGATGTATCCGCAGGTATTTTTAGATTATCGTACGTCATATCAAAACTTTGGAGACGTGACGCTGCTGGATACGCCAACCTTCTTCCAAGGGATTCGTCAAGGTGAATCAGTAGAAGTTCAAATCGAAAAAGGAAAAACATTGATCATTCGTTTAGACGAGGTTGGTGAGCCTGATATTGAAGGAAACCGAGTACTCTTCTTCAACTTGAACGGTCAACGCAGAGAAGTCGTTATAAAAGATACATCCGTTAAATCTGCCGTTCAGGCAAAAAGAAAAGCTGAGCCGACGAACAAAGAACAGATTGGCGCAACGATGTCAGGATCCGTTCTTCAAGTTCTAGTCAAAAAAGGCGATAAAGTCAAAAAAGGTGATGCTTTACTGGTCACTGAAGCGATGAAAATGGAAACAACGATCGAAGCACGCTTTGATGGTGAGGTAGAACATATCTATGTCATCGAAGGAGAAGCAATCAGTTCGGGTGATCTTTTAATAGAAGTTAGCGAAAAATAA
- a CDS encoding YlaN family protein: MESISKEFAIQLLNDDAQRIMMLIRNQKNSLCISQCKAFEEVVDTQMYGFSRQVTYAIRLGILSSTQGHQLLSDLEKELNQLYSDVYEETQEKKEIGKEV, from the coding sequence ATGGAATCCATTTCAAAAGAGTTCGCGATTCAGCTGTTAAATGATGATGCACAAAGGATCATGATGCTGATCCGTAATCAAAAAAATAGTTTATGTATTTCCCAATGTAAGGCTTTTGAAGAAGTCGTTGATACGCAAATGTATGGTTTTTCTCGTCAGGTGACTTATGCGATTCGTCTTGGCATTTTGAGTTCGACCCAAGGACACCAGTTATTAAGTGATTTAGAGAAAGAACTTAATCAATTATATAGTGATGTTTATGAGGAAACACAAGAAAAAAAAGAGATTGGCAAGGAGGTCTAA
- the pfkA gene encoding 6-phosphofructokinase — translation MKRIGILTSGGDAPGMNAAIRAVVRKGIYDGIEVYGINYGFAGLVAGDIRRLDIADVGDKIQRGGTFLYSARYPEFATEEGQLKGIEQLKKFGIEGLVVIGGDGSYHGAMALTKRGFPAVGIPGTIDNDIPGTDFTIGFDTAINTVLESIDRIRDTATSHVRTFVIEVMGRGAGDIALWSGVAGGADEIIIPEHDFDMVNVAKRIREGRDRGKKHCLIILAEGVMGGNEFADKLSEHGDFHTRVSILGHVVRGGSPSARDRVLASKFGSYAVELLKAGKGGQCIGMLDNQVVSADIVDTLENHKHKPDLSLYDLNQEISF, via the coding sequence ATGAAACGTATCGGTATTTTAACCAGTGGGGGAGACGCCCCAGGAATGAACGCTGCGATTCGTGCAGTGGTACGTAAAGGGATTTATGACGGAATCGAAGTTTATGGGATCAACTACGGTTTTGCAGGCTTAGTGGCTGGTGATATCCGCCGTTTGGATATTGCAGATGTTGGCGATAAAATTCAACGTGGAGGAACATTCCTTTACTCTGCCCGCTATCCAGAATTTGCAACAGAAGAAGGACAGTTAAAAGGAATCGAACAATTGAAAAAATTCGGTATTGAAGGTTTAGTTGTTATCGGTGGTGACGGTTCGTATCATGGTGCTATGGCATTGACAAAACGCGGATTCCCTGCTGTTGGAATTCCAGGTACGATCGATAATGATATTCCTGGGACTGATTTTACGATTGGGTTTGATACAGCGATCAATACTGTATTGGAATCGATCGACCGCATTCGTGATACCGCTACATCTCACGTACGTACATTCGTGATCGAAGTAATGGGCCGCGGAGCAGGAGATATCGCTTTATGGTCTGGTGTTGCCGGCGGTGCGGATGAAATCATCATCCCTGAACATGATTTTGATATGGTCAATGTGGCTAAACGAATCAGAGAAGGCCGTGATCGCGGGAAGAAACATTGCTTGATCATTCTAGCAGAAGGCGTAATGGGCGGTAATGAATTTGCAGATAAGCTATCTGAGCATGGCGATTTCCATACTCGTGTGTCTATTTTAGGACATGTGGTTCGTGGTGGTTCTCCAAGTGCGCGTGATCGTGTATTAGCAAGCAAGTTTGGTTCATATGCAGTGGAATTATTGAAAGCCGGCAAGGGCGGACAATGCATCGGAATGTTGGATAATCAAGTCGTTTCAGCTGATATCGTTGATACACTTGAAAATCATAAACATAAACCTGACTTATCACTTTATGATTTAAATCAAGAGATTTCTTTTTAA